In Leuconostoc kimchii IMSNU 11154, the DNA window TGCTCAGAATGGCGAAATCGTTGGCGTTAATAATTATCAAGATGCTTTAAAAGAACTTTCAAATGGTAAAAAGTTGACACACTGGATGTGGTTTGTGTTACCACAACTACGTGCTTTAGGACGTAGTGAACGTGCGATTTATTATGGCATTAAAGGACTGCATGAGGCACATGAATATTTAGCTGATGACATCTTAAATACGCGCTTAGAGAAAATTGTGGCAACAACATTATCTTTACAGGGAAATGATCCCATTGCCTTATTTGGTGAGATTGATGCTATCAAATTTCAAGCCAGTCTGACCTTATTTGCTCAAGTTGCTGATACAAAACTGTATCACAGTGCATTGGACAAGTACTTTAATGGACAGCCGCATGCTGAAACGCTTAAATTACTAAAATAAAAGACGCAAAGCTTCTAGAAATTAAGGCTTTGCGTTTTTTTGAAAATACATTATGCACCGGTATAGTCGGGTGCTAGTTTATTAATTGGAGGTGTGAATTCACGCATTGATTCTGCAAGGTGCACAAAGTTTGTGACCAAATGATGATTTGGTGCCTGTGTGCCGTTCTTATCTGCTAAATTAGCAATCCAACCATTGATATAATCGACCTCTGTTGGACGTCCCTTAACGAAATCTTGATACATCGAAGGAAAATGTAGTGGGTTAGCAACATTTGATACATAGTCAACTTGGGCGACCATGTCGTCGCGTGATTCAATTAGCTTGATACCGGCTGCTTCAGCTGCATCATATGCTTCGTTAATCAGTGGGCGAGCGATACCTTCTAAAAAGCCATCATAAGCCATTAATTGTCCCATTCGTGATTGGAACATGGTTGCAATTGAATTTTCTACCGCGTTGAAAAAGACTTTTGTTAGTAAAGTCCCCATAAAGTTTTCAGTATAACTTGGATTTAAGTGTGCCGCTTTAAAATCAGCTTGTAAGGCGTCCATTGTTGCAGACGGTTTTTCAGTTAGATTCGCGTAGACGGATGAACCAGCGCCCTCGTTA includes these proteins:
- a CDS encoding ketopantoate reductase family protein, which encodes MKYAIVGAGAMGLRYGILLQENAGVPVDFIEPTQASLDKIIGQDHNVWKSRDHKDRHKIKINIFSPESYEGSPDVWIFFMKQMQLKDTLERLAPKFKNGQTALGAMNGMGHIEKLQKYFDNAHIIGGTAMIATVLNDFGDVDFMGNEGAGSSVYANLTEKPSATMDALQADFKAAHLNPSYTENFMGTLLTKVFFNAVENSIATMFQSRMGQLMAYDGFLEGIARPLINEAYDAAEAAGIKLIESRDDMVAQVDYVSNVANPLHFPSMYQDFVKGRPTEVDYINGWIANLADKNGTQAPNHHLVTNFVHLAESMREFTPPINKLAPDYTGA